One window of Branchiostoma lanceolatum isolate klBraLanc5 chromosome 8, klBraLanc5.hap2, whole genome shotgun sequence genomic DNA carries:
- the LOC136440968 gene encoding threonine-rich protein-like — MAFSAGWCILLVVFIVDPTSALTCYTCNALEGGSNSTDFTSCLYDPTSASNQTCLPSEDTCQSVLVELSWLRVIERRCANSSVCASIQNSTSATGSQCCGTDLCNVELVPTTLAPTTTTKPTTVVTTVTTTTPTTTTFVTTTTPSSTTNAPTAGDRYLVYIVVMGVLAGLLLIMTIVAICFCVKYRKTVNKTNPIIQVREYEPENNNQNTNTSFSDIKSTKFDYAYRPYVP; from the exons TCGATCCCACCAGCGCATTGACATGCTACACCTGTAATGCCCTAGAGGGGGGCTCCAATTCCACTGATTTCACCAGCTGCCTATATGACCCTACCTCCGCCAGCAACCAGACATGTCTTCCGTCCGAAGACACCTGCCAG TCGGTGCTGGTGGAACTAAGTTGGCTAAGGGTCATCGAGAGAAGGTGTGCCAACTCTTCGGTCTGCGCATCAATACAGAACTCTACCAGCGCGA CCGGCTCGCAATGTTGCGGAACAGACCTCTGTAACGTCGAGTTAGTGCCTACAACCCTTGCACCGACGACTACAACCAAGCCCACTACGGTTgtaacaacagttacaacaacTACACCAACCACAACCACATTTGTTACAACGACAACACCAAGCTCAACAACAAACGCGCCCACGGCCGGCGACAGATACCTTGTCTATATCGTGGTGATGGGCGTCTTGGCTGGCCTCCTTCTCATCATGACGATCGTCGCTATTTGCTTCTGTGTGAAGTACCGGAAAACGGTCAACAAGACGAACCCCATCATACAAGTGCGAGAGTACGAGCCAGAGAACAACAACCAGAACACTAACACGAGTTTCTCAGACATAAAGAGCACGAAGTTTGATTACGCATACCGTCCTTACGTACCGTAG